Proteins co-encoded in one Bremerella sp. TYQ1 genomic window:
- a CDS encoding triacylglycerol lipase translates to MIRSQNCIMPARVAALVRAKRCCSSVLLIVLLVSTGCATQKWANVRKTSSNPLEGPLKLMSYGGPQVTDRTRQSLRVLDLEKYADGSYEEGLAELAKVIESEPTADNLYTFAELSYIAAERAENLGKKATALELYAGSVSHAYYFLFECKDGVSADGYDPRFRQACDIYNKSLEGSLRLVKAQGRLKQGETYRIKTPNHVFHVSLDTVGRWKDTQFQDFKFTSDYEVEGLKNQHRQYGLGVPLIAECKDNPPKAPGANYFPPNLTFALTAFLQVEHTPQIDPETKKSIHYCKILLYDPLEQPEIEIHGKKIPFEADISTPLAYLLDSSTVSQTYLATLGMLTPGEQQEKRGIYMLEPYDPKKIPVMMVHGLWSSPMTWLEMFNDLRAQPEIRDNYQFWFYLYPTGQPFWISSAQFRSDLNAMRAELDPHHTALALDQMVLVGHSMGGLVSRMQTIESQNDFWHLVSDRSPSELQGSPEDTQALKELLFFEPNTSVRRVITMGTPHRGSDFANSTTRWLGKNLIVLPSFVTGSSNRLVKANPGFFRNRELLEISTSVDSLAPDSPVLPEILDAPKAPWVKYHTVIGVVDQETWLGYFSGRSDGIVKYESARLDEAVSEKIVTADHNTVHRNPQSVLEVRRILREHVQQLRQEYYSSLQQPDIEPFTSSQIMPASHLAPVERMPSQPSNSLRPSIYTTPPSPN, encoded by the coding sequence ATGATCCGTTCCCAAAACTGCATCATGCCAGCTCGCGTTGCGGCACTTGTGCGCGCAAAACGATGTTGCTCGAGCGTACTTCTTATCGTGCTTCTTGTTTCCACCGGGTGTGCCACGCAAAAGTGGGCAAACGTCCGCAAGACATCTTCCAATCCGCTGGAAGGTCCACTGAAATTGATGTCGTACGGTGGCCCTCAAGTTACCGATCGCACCCGCCAATCGCTGCGAGTTCTCGACCTCGAGAAGTATGCCGACGGCAGCTATGAAGAAGGCCTGGCCGAGCTGGCCAAAGTGATCGAAAGTGAACCGACGGCGGACAACTTGTATACGTTTGCCGAGCTTTCCTACATTGCGGCCGAACGCGCCGAGAACCTGGGAAAGAAGGCAACCGCACTCGAACTATACGCCGGCAGTGTTTCGCACGCCTACTACTTCTTGTTTGAATGCAAGGATGGAGTCAGCGCCGACGGCTACGATCCACGTTTTCGCCAGGCATGTGATATCTACAACAAGTCGCTTGAGGGTTCGCTGCGGCTGGTCAAAGCACAAGGTCGCCTGAAACAAGGCGAAACCTATCGCATCAAAACCCCCAACCATGTGTTCCATGTCTCGCTCGATACCGTGGGCCGCTGGAAAGACACGCAGTTCCAAGACTTCAAGTTTACGTCCGACTATGAAGTGGAAGGGCTCAAGAATCAGCATCGCCAATATGGTTTAGGCGTTCCGCTGATTGCCGAGTGCAAGGACAATCCGCCGAAGGCTCCAGGGGCGAACTACTTCCCGCCGAATCTTACGTTCGCGCTTACTGCATTTTTGCAGGTCGAGCATACGCCGCAAATCGATCCGGAAACGAAGAAGAGCATTCACTACTGTAAGATCCTGCTCTACGATCCGTTGGAACAGCCTGAGATTGAAATCCACGGCAAGAAGATTCCTTTCGAAGCCGACATCAGCACGCCGCTGGCCTATTTGCTCGACTCGAGTACCGTCTCGCAAACTTACCTGGCGACGCTGGGGATGCTTACGCCAGGCGAGCAACAAGAGAAACGCGGCATTTACATGCTCGAGCCATACGATCCGAAGAAGATTCCTGTGATGATGGTTCACGGCTTGTGGTCCAGTCCGATGACATGGCTGGAAATGTTCAACGATCTGCGAGCCCAGCCCGAGATCCGCGACAACTACCAGTTTTGGTTCTATCTCTATCCGACCGGTCAGCCATTCTGGATTTCCTCCGCACAGTTCCGCTCTGACTTGAATGCCATGCGAGCAGAACTCGATCCGCATCATACGGCACTAGCACTCGATCAAATGGTGCTTGTCGGTCACAGCATGGGCGGTCTCGTTTCTCGGATGCAAACCATTGAAAGCCAAAACGATTTCTGGCACTTGGTATCGGATCGGTCGCCGAGCGAGCTACAAGGTAGCCCGGAAGACACGCAAGCATTGAAAGAGTTACTTTTCTTCGAGCCCAATACATCGGTTCGTCGCGTCATTACGATGGGGACACCACATCGCGGAAGTGACTTTGCAAACTCGACAACACGCTGGCTCGGCAAGAATTTGATCGTGCTTCCCAGCTTTGTGACCGGCAGCAGCAATCGCCTGGTGAAAGCAAACCCGGGCTTCTTCCGCAATCGAGAGCTGCTAGAGATCAGTACCAGCGTCGACTCGCTCGCGCCAGACTCTCCGGTGTTGCCTGAGATTTTAGACGCACCGAAGGCACCATGGGTGAAGTATCACACGGTGATCGGGGTGGTCGATCAAGAGACGTGGCTAGGCTATTTCTCAGGGCGTAGCGACGGGATCGTGAAGTACGAAAGTGCTCGGTTAGACGAAGCGGTTTCCGAAAAGATCGTCACCGCGGATCACAATACCGTGCATCGCAATCCGCAAAGCGTATTAGAAGTGCGACGCATCTTGAGGGAGCACGTTCAGCAGTTGCGGCAGGAATATTACAGCTCTCTTCAACAGCCGGACATTGAACCGTTTACCAGTTCTCAAATCATGCCGGCCAGTCATCTGGCCCCAGTCGAGCGGATGCCTTCGCAGCCATCCAACTCCTTAAGGCCAAGCATCTATACGACTCCCCCGTCGCCAAACTGA
- a CDS encoding endonuclease/exonuclease/phosphatase family protein, whose protein sequence is MRTFLLCAVALMAGMTVSTLFGAETKQPTEDAVQVMSFNIRYGSAKDGENHWDKRKEFLADTVVEVNPDLLGTQECLGFQRDFLAEHLPGYGVHAASREDGREKGEMCAIFYRKDRFEKLDAGHFWLSETPEVPGSKSWDSSLPRMASWVKLKDKKTADAKPIVFINTHFDHRGPEARFQAAKMIRNKVGQFADTDVIVTGDFNAGEGSKPYVALFGDDSPVVDTYRTFVPEAKEGEGTFSGFDVKNTNGNRIDWIGATKGWKIVNANILPIHRDGRTPSDHLPITATLDR, encoded by the coding sequence ATGCGAACTTTCCTACTTTGTGCTGTGGCCTTGATGGCTGGAATGACGGTTTCGACTTTGTTTGGTGCGGAAACCAAGCAGCCGACGGAGGATGCCGTGCAGGTGATGTCGTTCAACATTCGGTATGGCAGTGCGAAAGATGGTGAGAACCATTGGGACAAGCGGAAAGAGTTCCTCGCGGATACGGTCGTCGAGGTAAATCCTGATTTGCTTGGTACGCAGGAATGTCTTGGTTTTCAGCGTGATTTTCTGGCCGAGCATCTGCCCGGCTACGGGGTGCATGCGGCGTCGCGGGAAGATGGTAGGGAAAAGGGAGAAATGTGTGCGATCTTTTATCGGAAAGATCGTTTTGAAAAACTGGATGCAGGGCACTTCTGGCTGAGCGAAACGCCTGAGGTGCCTGGCAGCAAAAGCTGGGACAGCAGCCTGCCGCGGATGGCCAGCTGGGTGAAATTGAAGGATAAGAAGACAGCCGATGCGAAGCCGATTGTATTTATCAACACGCACTTCGATCATCGAGGCCCCGAGGCCCGGTTCCAAGCCGCAAAGATGATTCGCAATAAAGTCGGTCAGTTCGCGGATACCGATGTCATCGTCACCGGCGACTTCAACGCCGGCGAAGGCTCGAAGCCGTACGTAGCATTGTTCGGCGACGATTCCCCAGTCGTCGACACGTATCGAACGTTCGTTCCCGAAGCGAAAGAGGGAGAAGGAACATTCTCAGGCTTCGACGTGAAGAACACCAATGGCAATCGAATCGACTGGATCGGCGCGACCAAGGGTTGGAAAATCGTTAATGCCAACATCCTGCCCATCCACCGAGATGGCCGTACACCATCGGACCATTTGCCGATCACGGCGACGCTGGATCGATAA
- a CDS encoding riboflavin synthase, which yields MFTGLVETQGKVVALKPEGPGVRLSLENELIANGASIGDSIAVNGCCLTVVSIAENVVDFEAGEETLKRTNLGQLENGSVVNLERSLQLGDRLGGHLVTGHIDTTATLAERNDDGEWCTMWFEVPKEYARQMASKGSVAIDGISLTLVDVTDTQFSVALIPHTLDATTLGGRKQGDTVNIETDLLAKYVQRQLETK from the coding sequence ATGTTTACCGGTCTCGTAGAAACGCAAGGTAAAGTCGTCGCCCTTAAACCCGAGGGACCGGGGGTTCGACTTTCATTAGAGAACGAATTGATCGCTAACGGAGCTTCCATCGGAGACAGCATTGCCGTGAACGGGTGCTGCTTGACGGTTGTTTCCATCGCTGAAAATGTTGTCGATTTTGAGGCGGGCGAAGAAACGTTAAAGAGAACCAATCTTGGCCAACTTGAAAATGGCAGCGTTGTGAACCTGGAACGTTCGCTCCAACTGGGCGACCGACTCGGCGGCCATCTCGTCACCGGGCACATCGATACGACCGCAACGCTTGCCGAGCGAAACGACGACGGCGAGTGGTGTACTATGTGGTTTGAAGTCCCTAAAGAGTATGCTCGGCAGATGGCCAGCAAAGGGAGCGTCGCCATTGACGGTATCAGTCTGACGCTTGTCGATGTGACCGATACCCAGTTCAGCGTGGCATTGATTCCTCATACCCTCGACGCAACGACGCTCGGCGGTCGAAAACAGGGCGACACCGTTAATATAGAAACCGACTTGCTGGCCAAATACGTTCAGCGCCAACTCGAAACGAAGTGA
- a CDS encoding alkaline phosphatase, with the protein MTLRSFQSAADTFLADRRQFVLGAGSLALLPWLGQCVQGAAKANASFSKDPFTLGVASGDPQPDGFVLWTRLAPEPLGGGGMPSETFEVTWELAEDESFNKIAHSGKTLATPQLGHSVHVEVTGLPADRWYFYRFQCGDAISPVGRARTTPPLDTMAEKLRFAFASCQHYEHGLFTAYEHMAQEDLDMVLHLGDYIYEYRGKKEALRQHIGEEIESLNDYRNRHALYRSDEHLQAAHAMCPWLVVWDDHEFDNNCANDISEQKNVNREDFLLRRANAYQAYYEMMPLRRRSMPRGPHMQLYRRIPFGRLANFEMLDTRQYRTDQPNGDGLKPLNDDARSSKNTLLGDKQEHWLMRDLIASQSNWNVLGQQVMMAPADRAEGDEAKFSMDQWPGYTHSRDRLLRFMRDRKVPNPVVLTGDIHKNWVNDLKVNFEDEKDPTMGTEFVCTSISSGGNGSQAEDLAKVLTSENPYVKFFNAERGYVSCTVTPTEWRSDYQVVEYVDKPGTPKVTRASFVVESGDPGAKPA; encoded by the coding sequence GTGACGCTTCGTTCGTTTCAGTCTGCCGCGGATACCTTCCTCGCCGATCGCCGCCAGTTCGTTTTAGGGGCTGGTTCGCTGGCTCTTTTGCCTTGGTTGGGCCAATGCGTTCAAGGAGCCGCGAAGGCCAACGCTTCGTTCTCCAAAGATCCATTCACGTTGGGTGTCGCTTCGGGCGATCCTCAGCCAGATGGTTTCGTCCTGTGGACGCGATTGGCACCGGAACCGCTGGGGGGCGGCGGAATGCCGAGCGAAACCTTCGAGGTGACGTGGGAACTGGCCGAAGACGAATCGTTCAACAAGATCGCCCACAGCGGCAAAACGCTTGCCACGCCGCAGCTGGGGCATAGCGTTCATGTGGAAGTGACCGGCCTGCCGGCCGATCGATGGTACTTCTACCGCTTCCAATGTGGCGACGCGATCAGCCCTGTCGGCCGAGCCCGAACGACGCCACCACTCGATACGATGGCCGAAAAGCTGCGTTTCGCTTTCGCTTCGTGTCAGCATTACGAGCATGGGTTGTTCACCGCGTATGAGCACATGGCCCAGGAAGACTTGGACATGGTGCTGCACTTGGGGGACTATATCTACGAATATCGCGGCAAGAAGGAAGCTCTGCGTCAGCATATCGGCGAAGAGATCGAGTCGCTGAACGACTATCGCAATCGGCACGCGTTGTACCGCAGCGACGAGCACCTGCAGGCGGCGCATGCGATGTGTCCTTGGCTGGTCGTGTGGGACGATCACGAGTTCGACAATAACTGCGCCAACGACATTTCCGAACAGAAGAACGTCAACCGAGAAGACTTTCTGTTGCGACGTGCCAACGCGTATCAGGCCTATTACGAAATGATGCCGCTGCGTCGCCGCAGCATGCCTCGCGGGCCACACATGCAGCTTTATCGCCGCATTCCGTTTGGACGTTTGGCCAACTTCGAGATGCTCGACACGCGGCAATACCGCACCGATCAGCCTAACGGCGACGGTTTGAAGCCACTTAACGACGACGCACGCAGCAGCAAGAACACGCTGTTGGGCGACAAGCAGGAACATTGGTTGATGCGTGACTTAATTGCTTCGCAGAGCAATTGGAACGTGCTCGGCCAACAAGTGATGATGGCTCCGGCCGACCGTGCCGAAGGGGACGAAGCGAAGTTCAGCATGGATCAGTGGCCTGGGTATACCCATTCACGCGATCGTTTGTTGCGATTCATGCGAGACCGCAAAGTGCCTAACCCAGTGGTTTTGACCGGCGATATCCATAAAAATTGGGTGAACGACTTGAAGGTCAATTTCGAGGACGAAAAGGACCCGACCATGGGTACCGAGTTTGTCTGCACGTCGATTTCCTCTGGCGGCAACGGAAGTCAGGCTGAAGATCTGGCCAAGGTGCTCACCAGCGAGAACCCTTACGTGAAGTTCTTCAACGCCGAACGTGGTTACGTCAGCTGCACCGTCACGCCGACCGAATGGCGAAGCGATTACCAGGTCGTCGAATACGTCGATAAGCCAGGAACGCCGAAAGTGACGCGGGCCTCGTTCGTCGTTGAATCGGGCGACCCCGGAGCGAAGCCAGCGTAG
- a CDS encoding carbon storage regulator produces MLVLSRKVGDSIKIGDNIEIVVNRISGNRVTIGVDAPKDVRILRGEVELELDDDAVLALSSLMGSTQVDYSHSAS; encoded by the coding sequence ATGTTAGTTCTGAGTCGTAAAGTTGGTGATTCCATCAAGATCGGTGACAACATCGAGATCGTGGTCAATCGTATCTCCGGTAACCGCGTCACGATTGGTGTCGATGCACCGAAAGACGTCCGCATTTTGCGTGGCGAGGTGGAACTCGAACTCGATGACGATGCCGTGCTCGCTCTGAGTAGCCTGATGGGCTCCACTCAAGTTGATTACAGCCACTCGGCAAGCTAA
- the eno gene encoding phosphopyruvate hydratase — protein sequence MSMIVDVRGLQILDSRGNPTVEVEVILDNGVVGRAAVPSGASTGVHEALELRDGDKDVYLGKGVTKAVENINDVIADALIGEDATSQTHIDELMIELDGTPNKAKLGANAILGVSLAVAKAAAAASGLPLYRYLGGVGARTLPAPMMNIVNGGSHADNNVDVQEFMVFPLGFDKFGDALRCGVEVFHSLKKVLKGKGLNTAVGDEGGFAPDLGSNIEALDLIMESIEAAGYKAGEQVFIALDVASSELYNKEKKTYTIDGKEIDSAGMVDFLAAWADKYPIVSIEDGCDEDDWEGWKMLTDKIGDKVQLVGDDLFVTNTERLQRGIDEDIANSILIKVNQIGSLTETINAIQLAHANDYTSIASHRSGETEDSFIADLAVALGTGQIKTGSASRSDRMAKYNQLLRIEAELGDLALYGGPALLKRRG from the coding sequence ATGAGCATGATTGTCGACGTTCGCGGACTTCAAATTCTGGACAGCCGCGGTAATCCGACGGTGGAAGTTGAAGTGATTCTGGACAATGGCGTCGTTGGCCGCGCTGCGGTTCCTAGTGGTGCCTCGACTGGTGTTCACGAAGCTTTGGAACTTCGCGATGGCGACAAAGACGTTTACCTGGGCAAAGGTGTCACCAAGGCAGTTGAAAACATCAACGACGTCATCGCCGACGCTTTGATCGGTGAAGACGCGACCAGCCAGACGCACATCGACGAGTTGATGATCGAACTGGACGGTACGCCAAACAAAGCCAAGTTGGGCGCCAACGCGATCCTCGGTGTTTCGCTGGCTGTTGCTAAAGCTGCCGCCGCTGCTTCCGGTTTGCCGCTGTACCGTTACCTGGGTGGTGTCGGTGCTCGTACGCTGCCGGCTCCGATGATGAACATCGTCAACGGTGGTTCGCACGCCGACAACAACGTCGACGTTCAGGAATTCATGGTCTTCCCACTTGGTTTCGACAAGTTCGGCGATGCCCTTCGCTGCGGCGTGGAAGTGTTTCATAGCTTGAAGAAGGTCCTCAAAGGCAAAGGCCTCAACACGGCTGTTGGTGACGAAGGTGGTTTCGCTCCGGATCTGGGTAGCAACATCGAAGCGTTGGACCTGATCATGGAATCGATCGAAGCTGCTGGTTACAAAGCCGGCGAACAGGTCTTCATCGCTTTGGACGTCGCTTCCAGCGAACTGTACAACAAGGAAAAGAAGACCTACACCATCGACGGCAAGGAAATTGATTCCGCCGGCATGGTCGACTTCCTCGCTGCTTGGGCCGACAAATACCCGATCGTTTCGATCGAAGATGGCTGCGATGAAGACGACTGGGAAGGCTGGAAGATGCTGACCGACAAGATCGGCGACAAAGTCCAGCTGGTCGGCGACGACTTATTCGTCACTAACACCGAGCGTCTGCAGCGCGGTATCGACGAAGACATCGCCAACAGCATCTTGATCAAAGTCAACCAGATTGGCTCGCTGACTGAAACGATCAACGCAATCCAATTGGCTCACGCCAACGATTACACCAGCATCGCCAGCCACCGTAGCGGTGAAACGGAAGACTCGTTCATCGCGGATCTCGCCGTTGCTTTGGGTACCGGCCAGATCAAGACCGGTTCCGCTTCGCGTAGCGATCGTATGGCAAAGTACAACCAGCTTCTGCGAATCGAAGCAGAACTGGGCGACTTGGCCCTGTACGGTGGCCCAGCTTTGCTGAAGCGTCGCGGTTAA
- a CDS encoding carbon storage regulator has product MLVLTRKQQQQIQIGEGVTVTILKVKGNTVRIGIEAPNDVKIVRAELEPEEEPAPAEEPEPKATTARIDQIESATVGSSAQAKEDYRVLSFRVKPEASEGHRNESPRAASMRDFLAARAANSVG; this is encoded by the coding sequence ATGTTAGTTCTGACTCGTAAGCAGCAGCAGCAAATCCAAATCGGCGAAGGCGTGACTGTCACCATCTTGAAGGTGAAGGGAAACACGGTTCGCATCGGTATCGAAGCCCCGAACGACGTCAAGATTGTTCGTGCGGAACTGGAACCTGAAGAAGAGCCTGCTCCTGCCGAAGAACCTGAGCCTAAAGCAACGACTGCTCGAATCGATCAAATTGAGTCGGCAACGGTTGGTTCTTCCGCTCAAGCCAAAGAAGACTATCGCGTCCTCTCGTTTCGCGTGAAGCCAGAAGCCTCTGAAGGGCACCGCAACGAGTCGCCACGTGCCGCCAGCATGCGAGATTTCCTAGCTGCCCGGGCTGCAAACTCGGTGGGTTAG
- a CDS encoding DegT/DnrJ/EryC1/StrS aminotransferase family protein, protein MAWEKTIMDLSELPPFDPQWNVWPPAEDEAIREALLKAYQDGSWGRYHGPNVEQLESDLATFHDVRSVLTCASGTIAVQIALRGLNLPPDSEVILAAYDFPGNFRAIQDSGQFPVLVDINPRTWCLEAEAIEDAITEKTSAVVVSHLHGGIANMPSICEMAHRRGIAVVEDACQATGGSFKGKKLGTFGDVGVLSFGGSKLLTAGRGGAILTNRADVCQRAKIFCERGNHAFPLSELQAAVLIPQLKQLPETTKIRWENVRRLRERMSHLNDVLTPVEIPTEAEPAFYKHGWLASDFHTAQWLTGHSEHQQLPLASGFHGFTKRPTSQARKNGKLTHADDARLRTVILHHPILQNHDATDWIRNWISRGLERLHRNESKPDKS, encoded by the coding sequence ATGGCCTGGGAGAAAACCATTATGGATCTAAGCGAATTACCCCCCTTTGATCCGCAATGGAATGTGTGGCCTCCCGCCGAAGACGAGGCGATTCGCGAAGCATTGCTGAAGGCATACCAAGACGGTAGCTGGGGACGCTATCACGGGCCGAATGTCGAACAGCTTGAATCTGATCTCGCCACGTTTCACGACGTTCGATCCGTTTTGACGTGTGCATCAGGAACGATCGCGGTGCAAATCGCCCTGCGAGGTTTGAACTTGCCGCCAGATTCCGAGGTGATTCTGGCCGCCTACGACTTCCCCGGCAATTTCCGAGCGATCCAAGATTCAGGACAATTTCCCGTTTTGGTCGACATCAATCCGCGTACATGGTGCTTGGAAGCGGAAGCAATTGAAGATGCTATCACAGAGAAGACGTCGGCCGTGGTCGTTTCGCACCTACATGGAGGCATCGCCAATATGCCGTCCATTTGCGAAATGGCTCATCGACGTGGAATCGCCGTGGTAGAAGATGCTTGTCAGGCAACTGGAGGGAGCTTTAAGGGTAAGAAGCTGGGAACATTTGGCGATGTGGGAGTGCTCAGCTTCGGGGGGAGCAAACTGCTAACAGCGGGGCGCGGAGGAGCGATCCTCACCAATCGGGCCGATGTGTGTCAGCGCGCAAAGATATTCTGCGAACGTGGCAATCACGCATTTCCACTTAGCGAGTTGCAAGCGGCCGTGTTGATACCACAGCTAAAGCAGTTGCCTGAGACAACAAAGATACGATGGGAAAACGTACGCCGGCTACGCGAACGCATGAGCCATTTGAATGACGTTCTTACCCCGGTAGAGATACCGACGGAAGCCGAACCAGCATTTTACAAGCATGGATGGCTTGCGTCTGATTTTCACACGGCCCAGTGGCTGACCGGGCATAGCGAACATCAACAACTTCCGCTGGCGAGCGGATTTCATGGTTTTACTAAACGGCCAACGTCCCAAGCCCGAAAAAACGGCAAGCTAACTCATGCTGACGACGCCAGACTGAGAACCGTAATTCTGCATCACCCTATTTTACAGAATCACGACGCTACCGATTGGATCAGAAATTGGATATCAAGAGGCCTCGAGCGGCTTCATCGTAATGAAAGCAAGCCCGACAAAAGTTGA
- the rsmA gene encoding 16S rRNA (adenine(1518)-N(6)/adenine(1519)-N(6))-dimethyltransferase RsmA — translation MPEFRNQTISYLTSKFREIGIRPVSKHGQNFLIDMNLLDLLVRAADIQKDDVILEIGTGTGTLSTRMAAQAGHLVTVEIDPHMATFATEELDEFENVTLLHYDALRNKNNFRPEMLETIQEKMAEIGTDHFKLAANLPYNVATPIISNLLRTEITPQSMTVTIQKELAERIIAPPGTKDYSALSVWIQAQCRCELVRILPPSVFWPAPKVHSAILHIEVQPERRAAIPDLEFFHEFNRALFFHRRKFLRSVLQSAFKGRLDKAEVDQVIEQGGLNPSARAENFTVDEILAMSELFRVKLKEKN, via the coding sequence ATGCCTGAATTTCGCAATCAAACCATCTCGTACCTGACGAGCAAATTCCGCGAAATCGGGATCCGCCCGGTCTCGAAGCATGGGCAGAACTTCCTGATCGACATGAACTTGCTCGACTTGCTTGTTCGTGCCGCCGACATTCAAAAAGATGACGTCATTCTAGAAATCGGGACAGGAACCGGAACGCTTTCAACACGCATGGCTGCCCAAGCGGGGCATCTTGTCACCGTGGAAATCGACCCCCACATGGCGACATTCGCAACCGAAGAGTTGGACGAATTCGAGAACGTTACCCTACTTCACTACGACGCGCTTCGGAACAAAAACAACTTCCGGCCTGAGATGCTCGAGACCATCCAAGAAAAGATGGCCGAGATCGGCACCGATCATTTCAAGCTCGCGGCGAACTTGCCGTACAACGTGGCGACCCCGATCATCTCGAACTTGCTGCGAACCGAAATCACGCCGCAAAGTATGACAGTAACTATCCAAAAGGAACTCGCCGAACGGATCATCGCTCCGCCAGGCACGAAAGATTACAGCGCGTTGTCGGTCTGGATCCAAGCCCAGTGCCGCTGCGAATTGGTCCGCATCTTACCGCCGAGTGTCTTTTGGCCGGCCCCAAAAGTTCACTCCGCCATTTTGCACATTGAAGTTCAACCCGAACGCCGCGCGGCGATTCCAGACTTGGAATTCTTCCACGAGTTCAACCGAGCTCTTTTCTTCCACCGCCGCAAGTTCCTTCGCAGCGTGCTGCAAAGTGCGTTCAAAGGAAGACTCGACAAAGCGGAAGTAGACCAGGTAATCGAGCAGGGGGGACTCAACCCAAGTGCTCGAGCCGAGAACTTTACCGTCGACGAAATTCTCGCGATGTCCGAACTGTTTCGTGTGAAGCTGAAAGAGAAGAACTAG